Within the Rosa rugosa chromosome 2, drRosRugo1.1, whole genome shotgun sequence genome, the region TGCACCGGAACCTCCCTACCCGCGCCGCACCGAATCCCTCACCCCCCCCTCCTCATCATCTGTCCGTACACGGAGAACCACCAGTTAGAAAGGAGACAAAGGTAGCAAAACGAGGGAGAGAGCACCCAGCGGGAACCACAGCCAAAAGAGACAGAGTGGTCCCCACGGAGACGTTTGGGGATAGTGGGGTCCAAATGCTTTTACTGCCCggaactccccccccccccccacacacaCGCACCTCGCACGTGCGACAGTGGCTCTGGGCCCCACCGACCCTCCATAATTAGAGGTCACGTTGAACAGGGGAGCGATGGTTTTGGTAAGTCtccggtgctgacgtggcaccggCTGAAGGGGGTTGGGTACGTGGCGGATATGTTGGGGAAAAAGTCATTTACTTCAGGGAATCAGAGCCCCTCGAAGAAATTCTTCGTTCAAAATCTTTGCTGTCACTTTCTGGACATTTCCTTTCCTGTCCCTGGGAGATTGGTCTTATTACGGTAAAGTAAATCCCAGACCAAATCCAAGAGCAAATGCGAGGTTATTCTCTGGATTTGGGAAAAATATCAAACCCAGCACCAGGATTTTAAATAACACCAAATCTGACAAAATCTGGTCACCACCCATGTTTTCattattaacttttttttttttttttttctgttttattttattttattttataaaaagaAAGTATTAATAAATGGATTTGGAAGACCTTCCACTTTTCCCACACATAAAAAGCAGGAAAAGGCTCTGCATAAATTCATTCAGTCTCTCTGGTCGCCACCTCTATTTCGTGCTCTCTCTTCAAACCTCTCTGCCTCATCCCATCTTCCTTAGCTCTCTCATCTCATCTCATATCATACTATTTCACTCCACAACTCACAGCAAAAGCACAGCAATACCAAACTCATTCATGGCGGTTGAAGCTCAGCATCACCACCACTCTGTTTTTGTTCCATCTCACTTGATGGCGAATAGGTACTTACATACCTAAAGCCTGAAAATCATGTTCTGTATGATGGGTTTTGGTTCTGCTTCGTATTTCTTACatgggtttggttttttttattgCAGAGATTTCATTAAGGCTAATCAAGCAAACGGCAATATGTACAATAGCCAGATGGATTCCGGTATGCTTTTGGCGGCAGCAACAATGCCGGAAAATAATCATATGCCGTTGTATCAGTCGGCTATCTGTGATCAAGCTAAGACATCGATGAACCAAGCGGAAAGCGGTCTCACGTACAACAACATCATATCTGCTCCGAGAAAGCGGTCGAGAGACTCGTTAATGAATGAGTTTAACAATTTTACGGTTCCTCAGCAGAAGAAACTCTCGTCCGGTCTTTCATCATCGTTTCTCGACCAAGACATTGCCTTTCAGATCCAACAGCAGCAGTCGGAGATTGATCGATTCATTGCCCAACATGTAAGTTTTAAGTCCCTGCCATTTCTAATATGTTATTCCTCTGTTTTAGGCGTGCTGGTATTGAAAAATTCACTGTTTTGTTTTCGTTTTGGTTGCGAAACAAAATGTTTGACAAATTTACTAATCTAATTATTACCCGTAATCTTTCAGTTTGAATAAATTCTTATATTATTCTTTTACTGATTTCGATTTAATGTGTTATTTGACAGACGGAAAAAGTGAGACTAGAACTTGAAGAACAAAGAAGGCAAGAATCACGATTGTTAGTCTCGGCAATTCAAGAGAGAATCGTGAAGAAATTACAAGAAAAAGACGACGAGATACAGAGGATGAGCAAGCTTAATTGGGTTCTTCAGGAAAGGGTGAAAAGCCTATTCGTTGAAAATCAGATATGGAGAGACTTGGCTCAATCAAACGAAGCCGCGGCCAATTCTCTGCGCTCCAATTTAGAGCAAGTCCTAGCGCACGTCAGCGAAGAAGGCCACCAGAT harbors:
- the LOC133732611 gene encoding E3 ubiquitin-protein ligase BOI codes for the protein MAVEAQHHHHSVFVPSHLMANRDFIKANQANGNMYNSQMDSGMLLAAATMPENNHMPLYQSAICDQAKTSMNQAESGLTYNNIISAPRKRSRDSLMNEFNNFTVPQQKKLSSGLSSSFLDQDIAFQIQQQQSEIDRFIAQHTEKVRLELEEQRRQESRLLVSAIQERIVKKLQEKDDEIQRMSKLNWVLQERVKSLFVENQIWRDLAQSNEAAANSLRSNLEQVLAHVSEEGHQMGNFATAAAPEDDAESCCGSNDCGHETEADGGLVGCTDTVVGGGDRMCKRCGVRESKVLLLPCRHLCLCTMCGSTLQNCPVCDSVMNASVHVNFS